A stretch of [Clostridium] scindens DNA encodes these proteins:
- a CDS encoding lantibiotic immunity ABC transporter MutE/EpiE family permease subunit, whose protein sequence is MHRFYKAEKLKNRHSAIGRLTILMPLISVILSAVLTSRFFTIDSYNWWYMMLFPGLVSLICGLAGQRDKKMGNRSILTLPEDPKHVWDGKVLYVIREAAVALIVIFAASVVIAAILQRGMQMSFAVYPSLGSQVAATALLLVTFVWQVPFCLMLQQIMGIFPMLLLNMGTYFVIAATASLKSYFFLIPQAIASRLMCSVIGVLPNGLPARPGEMTFSPELLDTGALLPGIAASMLWLAVFWIAGRKLYERTVRG, encoded by the coding sequence ATGCATAGATTTTATAAGGCGGAAAAACTAAAGAATCGTCATTCAGCCATCGGCAGATTAACAATTCTAATGCCGCTTATCAGCGTGATCCTGTCAGCCGTACTGACCAGCAGATTCTTCACCATTGACAGTTACAACTGGTGGTATATGATGCTGTTTCCAGGGCTCGTAAGCCTGATATGCGGACTTGCGGGACAGCGGGATAAGAAGATGGGGAACCGTTCCATCCTTACGCTGCCGGAAGATCCAAAGCATGTCTGGGACGGCAAGGTGCTATATGTCATACGAGAAGCCGCTGTGGCTCTGATCGTCATATTTGCCGCGTCCGTCGTAATTGCCGCAATCCTTCAAAGAGGCATGCAAATGTCTTTTGCAGTGTATCCGTCCCTGGGAAGCCAGGTGGCGGCGACGGCGCTGCTGCTGGTAACGTTTGTCTGGCAGGTGCCATTCTGCCTGATGCTTCAGCAGATTATGGGGATCTTCCCGATGCTGCTTCTAAATATGGGCACATACTTCGTCATAGCCGCCACGGCTTCCTTGAAGTCCTATTTCTTCCTGATCCCGCAGGCCATTGCCTCCAGGCTGATGTGCAGCGTGATCGGGGTGCTTCCCAACGGGCTTCCGGCAAGACCTGGTGAGATGACATTCTCGCCGGAACTGCTGGATACAGGCGCCCTGTTGCCAGGAATCGCCGCCTCCATGCTATGGCTTGCCGTATTCTGGATAGCCGGAAGGAAACTATATGAAAGGACGGTGAGAGGCTAA
- a CDS encoding amino acid ABC transporter permease, which produces MDIIRVLQEYWPSFCKALMITLEMTVFSLIFATIIGTIVGLFNVSKIKPLQFIANIYIDIVRGTPLLVQVFIMYYGLTQFLQFQWPAIGGFTSAFVAGVVTLSFNAGAYMAEIIRGGIEAVDKGQMEAARSLGLPYKKAMWKIILPQAFRTMLPSIINQFIISLKDTSLISVIGPRELTQNGKIIAANSSTRVMAIWIVVALFYLVVCTILSRVAKLVERKVSYGK; this is translated from the coding sequence ATGGATATCATTCGAGTACTACAGGAATATTGGCCATCTTTTTGCAAAGCGCTGATGATCACGCTGGAGATGACGGTGTTTTCCCTGATCTTTGCGACGATCATCGGAACCATCGTGGGATTATTCAATGTCTCCAAGATCAAGCCGCTGCAATTCATTGCCAATATTTACATAGACATTGTCAGAGGAACCCCTCTGCTGGTCCAGGTATTTATCATGTACTATGGACTGACGCAGTTTCTGCAGTTCCAGTGGCCGGCAATCGGAGGATTTACATCAGCCTTCGTCGCAGGCGTGGTAACGCTCAGTTTTAATGCCGGAGCCTATATGGCGGAGATCATCCGCGGCGGTATTGAGGCAGTGGATAAGGGGCAGATGGAAGCAGCAAGGAGTCTGGGCCTTCCTTATAAGAAGGCAATGTGGAAGATTATCCTTCCACAGGCATTCCGCACCATGCTTCCGTCCATCATCAACCAGTTTATCATTTCCTTGAAGGATACTTCTTTGATATCTGTAATCGGACCAAGAGAACTGACCCAGAACGGCAAGATCATTGCTGCCAATTCATCCACAAGGGTTATGGCAATCTGGATTGTTGTAGCGTTATTCTATCTGGTGGTATGCACGATCCTTTCCAGAGTAGCAAAACTGGTAGAGAGGAAGGTGTCATATGGAAAGTAA
- a CDS encoding lantibiotic immunity ABC transporter MutG family permease subunit → MREVFRTLRAESWKMKHTLLPLLHLLIPAAGAAIFLGYYRFAAFGDMGQVSGYIQVLAIALPVVASVLCSMSVELEAQNHFQTFLSTTTRKHSPLLGKWIVLALWGFGAICLAVEGFVLGYRYLLGKASVSQKAYMAIIVAMTVSLANLYLIHLFLNLKASKGISMCIGISESLVAALFLTGLGEGIWQYVPCAYTGRWASYLLLYDSGRKEMAAAGLKGETMLVCLLVSAGIWILVFLWFGLYEGRQCND, encoded by the coding sequence ATGAGAGAAGTATTTCGTACGCTAAGGGCGGAATCCTGGAAGATGAAGCACACCTTGCTGCCGCTTCTTCATCTGCTGATTCCCGCGGCAGGAGCGGCCATCTTCCTGGGCTACTATCGTTTCGCCGCGTTTGGCGATATGGGGCAGGTCAGCGGCTATATACAGGTGCTGGCCATCGCGCTGCCTGTGGTGGCAAGCGTGCTGTGCTCCATGTCGGTGGAATTGGAGGCGCAGAATCATTTTCAAACGTTCCTGAGCACGACGACCCGCAAGCACAGCCCGCTGCTGGGGAAATGGATCGTCCTTGCCTTGTGGGGATTTGGTGCCATCTGCCTGGCGGTGGAGGGATTTGTGCTGGGATACCGGTACCTGCTGGGAAAGGCATCCGTCAGCCAGAAGGCGTATATGGCCATCATTGTGGCTATGACGGTAAGCCTGGCAAACCTGTATCTGATCCATCTATTTTTGAACTTGAAGGCATCCAAAGGCATCTCTATGTGCATAGGAATCAGCGAGTCCCTGGTGGCGGCATTGTTCCTTACGGGCCTGGGGGAAGGAATCTGGCAGTATGTCCCATGCGCTTACACTGGAAGATGGGCTTCATATCTGCTATTATATGATTCAGGGAGAAAAGAGATGGCAGCCGCAGGCCTTAAGGGAGAAACTATGCTGGTCTGCCTGCTGGTATCGGCAGGCATCTGGATCCTGGTATTCCTGTGGTTCGGACTATATGAAGGAAGGCAATGCAATGACTAG
- a CDS encoding amino acid ABC transporter ATP-binding protein → MESKISVKGLKKNFGKLQVLKGMDVEVREGEVVCLIGPSGSGKSTFLRCLNRLEDITDGTVVVDGYQISDKSIDINKVRENIGMVFQHFNLFPHLSVLENITMAPVELKKMSKDEADKKAKELLKTVGLEEKADVYPAQLSGGQKQRVAIARALAMNPDIMLFDEPTSALDPEMVGEVLEVMKRLAAEGMTMVVVTHEMGFAKEVAHRVIFMDDGVIVEEGKPKEVFGNPQNPRTIDFLNKVLI, encoded by the coding sequence ATGGAAAGTAAGATTAGCGTAAAAGGACTGAAGAAGAATTTTGGCAAGCTTCAGGTATTGAAAGGAATGGATGTGGAGGTAAGAGAAGGCGAGGTCGTATGCCTCATCGGCCCTTCCGGCTCAGGAAAGAGCACATTTCTCAGATGCCTGAACAGGCTGGAGGATATCACGGACGGAACCGTTGTAGTGGACGGCTACCAGATATCAGATAAAAGCATTGATATCAATAAGGTGAGAGAGAATATCGGCATGGTATTCCAGCATTTTAATCTCTTCCCGCATCTGTCCGTATTGGAAAACATCACCATGGCTCCGGTAGAATTAAAGAAGATGTCAAAGGATGAAGCCGATAAGAAGGCAAAGGAACTTCTCAAGACCGTAGGGCTTGAAGAAAAGGCAGATGTCTATCCGGCGCAGCTTTCCGGCGGACAGAAGCAGCGTGTGGCGATTGCCCGGGCGCTGGCCATGAATCCGGACATCATGCTTTTTGATGAGCCGACTTCCGCGCTTGACCCAGAGATGGTAGGAGAAGTGCTGGAAGTCATGAAGCGCCTGGCCGCAGAGGGCATGACCATGGTCGTGGTTACTCACGAGATGGGATTTGCCAAGGAAGTGGCACACAGGGTGATCTTCATGGATGATGGCGTGATCGTGGAAGAAGGGAAGCCAAAAGAAGTTTTTGGCAATCCGCAGAATCCAAGAACCATTGATTTCCTGAATAAAGTATTGATCTAG
- a CDS encoding transporter — MEQHPNKEKDEEKMGALYMISRAISIGIIIGFLGGGVKMAVKKNYSEREILKRRKFVDKAAFVLKYMTFLLLCLGLVWCVYFLILGAIAPGKAEYANNMSELIVAVLTVISIVFAFVEFLRRTDDKDDKDGKKD; from the coding sequence GTGGAGCAGCATCCAAATAAGGAAAAGGATGAAGAGAAAATGGGCGCGTTATACATGATAAGCAGGGCGATATCAATAGGGATTATTATTGGCTTCCTGGGAGGAGGCGTAAAAATGGCCGTGAAGAAGAATTACTCCGAGCGGGAGATTTTAAAGAGACGCAAATTCGTAGACAAGGCTGCATTTGTGCTGAAGTATATGACCTTTCTTCTGCTGTGCCTGGGGCTTGTCTGGTGCGTGTATTTCCTGATTCTCGGAGCCATAGCGCCGGGAAAGGCAGAATATGCCAACAATATGTCTGAATTGATTGTTGCCGTGCTTACCGTGATTTCCATTGTCTTTGCTTTTGTCGAGTTCTTAAGGCGTACGGACGATAAAGACGATAAAGACGGCAAGAAGGATTGA
- a CDS encoding ComEC/Rec2 family competence protein encodes MKNVKKIVAFVIAAALVATGYASLDDVAGMLGEPEAKIADTIAEGEMKVTFLDVGQGDCTLIQAGGQNMVMDVGNNDQGERVVSYLKEQGIGKLDYLLLSHPDADHIGGGDNVLENFEVQTVIMPEVANDTMTYQEVMEEISRYDVDVKYPEVGDIFTLGDAEFTILCPKPELLSQDDLNNSSVGIKLVHGENSFVMCGDAEAKSEQEMVKRFGSSLECDVLKCGHHGSSTATSDEFLAAVNPTWAVISCGKENRYGHPHSEVLDKLENDDVQIYRTDLRGTITAVSDGTQISWKCEK; translated from the coding sequence ATGAAGAACGTTAAGAAAATCGTAGCATTCGTGATTGCAGCCGCGCTGGTTGCCACGGGATATGCAAGTTTGGACGATGTGGCTGGCATGCTGGGCGAGCCGGAGGCGAAGATTGCAGATACGATCGCCGAGGGCGAGATGAAAGTCACATTCCTGGATGTAGGACAGGGAGACTGCACGCTGATCCAGGCAGGCGGACAGAACATGGTGATGGATGTAGGCAATAATGACCAGGGAGAGCGGGTGGTCTCCTATCTTAAGGAGCAAGGGATCGGGAAACTGGATTACCTTCTTCTCAGCCATCCGGACGCAGACCACATCGGCGGAGGGGATAATGTTCTGGAGAACTTTGAAGTACAGACGGTGATCATGCCGGAGGTAGCCAATGATACCATGACCTACCAGGAGGTAATGGAAGAGATCAGCCGATACGATGTGGACGTAAAGTACCCGGAGGTAGGAGATATCTTTACGCTGGGAGATGCGGAATTCACCATCCTGTGTCCCAAGCCGGAACTTTTAAGCCAGGATGACCTGAACAATTCATCCGTTGGCATCAAACTGGTCCATGGAGAGAATTCCTTCGTTATGTGCGGGGACGCCGAAGCGAAGTCGGAGCAGGAAATGGTAAAGCGCTTTGGAAGCAGTCTGGAATGCGATGTGTTAAAGTGCGGCCATCATGGAAGCAGCACGGCTACAAGCGATGAATTTCTTGCGGCTGTCAATCCCACGTGGGCAGTCATCAGCTGCGGAAAAGAGAATCGGTATGGCCATCCACATTCAGAGGTTCTGGACAAATTAGAAAATGATGATGTCCAGATCTACCGGACGGATCTAAGAGGTACCATCACGGCAGTAAGCGATGGAACCCAGATCTCGTGGAAATGTGAGAAATAG
- a CDS encoding lantibiotic protection ABC transporter ATP-binding protein, with the protein MNHTILETQTLTKTFRSQEAVKNISLCVPENCVYGLLGPNGAGKSTLLKMITGILRPTSGQIRFQGHPWSRKDLADIGALVETPPVYENLTAWENLKVRAIILGVQDERIEEVLEQVDLKDTGKKKAGEFSLGMKQRLGIAIALLNRPKLLVLDEPVNGLDPIGIQDLRQMIRRFPEQGITVIVSSHILSEIEQTADYIGIIAGGTLGYQGGMPKKNHLEELFMKIAMEQAGRERDA; encoded by the coding sequence ATGAATCATACCATACTAGAAACCCAGACATTGACCAAAACATTCCGCAGCCAGGAGGCAGTAAAGAATATTTCCCTGTGCGTCCCTGAAAACTGCGTATATGGCCTGCTTGGCCCCAACGGGGCAGGCAAGTCTACGCTTCTTAAGATGATCACAGGCATCTTAAGGCCCACATCGGGGCAGATACGCTTCCAGGGCCACCCATGGTCCAGAAAGGATCTGGCAGACATCGGGGCGCTCGTTGAGACGCCGCCCGTATACGAGAACCTGACGGCATGGGAAAATCTGAAGGTACGCGCCATCATCCTGGGCGTGCAAGATGAAAGAATCGAAGAGGTGCTGGAACAGGTGGACTTAAAAGATACCGGCAAAAAGAAGGCGGGAGAATTCTCTTTGGGAATGAAGCAAAGACTTGGAATCGCCATTGCCTTGCTGAACCGACCCAAACTGCTGGTTCTGGATGAGCCGGTGAATGGGCTGGATCCCATCGGCATCCAGGATCTGCGCCAGATGATACGAAGATTTCCGGAACAGGGGATTACCGTTATTGTTTCCAGCCATATTCTAAGCGAGATCGAGCAGACGGCAGACTATATCGGGATTATTGCCGGCGGGACGCTGGGATATCAAGGGGGAATGCCAAAGAAAAACCATCTGGAAGAACTATTTATGAAGATTGCGATGGAGCAGGCGGGGAGGGAGAGAGATGCATAG
- a CDS encoding sensor histidine kinase — protein MEVKRKPKTIAAIFIRYISLFCVNTLLILGILFLAFSVLINIGSIRRADDMQTRLNENVSAIKKADKVTKEILPEGCGYGVYDKDGTYLYGTYGEVEAKEAWKNYKEDNIYARGKGYYRFIAKEDGELCIVNYFIEARYTNAVWNRYLPSPAIMIVILFVLLFLVQTVILARSFGKHLSRRLEAMNEMTQKIQRRDLEFDEEHSDIKEIDQVMDSLYKMKCALKESLEEQWNQEKETQEQIAALAHDIKTPLTIIKGNAQLLEEGSLAEEEQEYNQYILRNVAEIEHYLALLREMLMSPKESVVEEKISCQELGERLEEQARILAAASRQEVLSIKGELAGDARCDYSQIERAWNNLIGNALEYNPEGKELRIDLQIVLEEGQAYLAAKVTDWGRGFDARDLAHATEQFYQGDESRHGRSHHGIGLYTAARFAKAQGGRLLLSNSEETGGGEVTLYLRLE, from the coding sequence ATGGAAGTAAAAAGAAAGCCAAAGACGATAGCAGCCATATTCATTCGATATATCAGCCTGTTCTGCGTCAATACGCTTTTGATCCTGGGCATCCTTTTCCTTGCCTTCAGTGTGCTGATTAATATAGGAAGCATCCGCAGGGCAGATGATATGCAGACCCGGCTGAACGAAAACGTTTCCGCCATCAAAAAAGCCGACAAGGTTACAAAAGAGATTCTTCCGGAAGGGTGCGGCTACGGGGTTTATGACAAAGACGGCACCTATCTTTATGGGACTTATGGGGAGGTAGAAGCCAAGGAAGCGTGGAAGAACTATAAGGAAGATAATATCTATGCAAGGGGCAAGGGATACTACCGTTTCATTGCCAAGGAAGATGGAGAACTCTGTATCGTTAACTATTTCATTGAGGCCAGATATACGAACGCAGTATGGAACCGTTACCTGCCAAGCCCAGCGATCATGATAGTGATTCTCTTTGTCCTGCTGTTCCTTGTTCAGACAGTTATACTGGCGCGCAGTTTTGGGAAACATCTGTCACGGAGGCTTGAGGCCATGAATGAGATGACGCAGAAGATTCAGAGGAGAGATCTGGAATTCGACGAGGAACATTCCGATATCAAGGAGATCGATCAGGTGATGGATTCCCTATACAAGATGAAATGCGCGTTAAAGGAATCCCTGGAAGAGCAGTGGAATCAGGAGAAGGAGACGCAGGAGCAGATCGCGGCTCTGGCACATGATATCAAGACGCCCCTTACGATCATCAAGGGAAACGCGCAGCTTCTGGAGGAAGGAAGCCTTGCAGAAGAGGAGCAGGAGTATAATCAGTATATTCTAAGGAATGTAGCGGAAATCGAGCATTATCTTGCCCTGCTTCGAGAAATGCTGATGTCCCCAAAAGAATCTGTCGTAGAAGAGAAAATCAGCTGTCAGGAACTGGGAGAGCGGCTGGAAGAGCAGGCAAGGATTCTTGCGGCTGCCTCCAGGCAGGAAGTCCTTTCTATAAAGGGGGAACTGGCAGGAGACGCCAGGTGCGACTACAGCCAGATTGAACGGGCATGGAACAATCTGATCGGCAATGCCTTGGAGTATAATCCCGAAGGCAAAGAGTTACGGATAGACCTCCAGATTGTCCTGGAAGAAGGGCAGGCATATCTTGCTGCAAAGGTGACGGACTGGGGCAGGGGATTTGATGCCAGAGACTTGGCCCATGCCACAGAGCAGTTCTATCAAGGCGATGAAAGCCGCCATGGCAGGAGCCATCACGGCATCGGGCTTTATACGGCGGCCAGGTTTGCCAAGGCCCAGGGGGGAAGGCTCCTGCTTTCCAACTCCGAAGAGACAGGCGGCGGGGAAGTAACGCTGTATCTTAGATTAGAATAG
- a CDS encoding transporter substrate-binding domain-containing protein, translated as MKKKLLAAFLCLAMAFSLAACGDSDDAGKTDKKKDSKDDGKKVYQVATDTTFAPFEFENDEGDMVGIDLDILAAIAEDQGFEYELQIVGFQAAVNALEAGQADAVIAGMSITDERKAKYDFSDEYYQSGVGMAVKKDSDIDSYEDLKGKTVAAKLGTEGCTFAESIADQYGFTVTQFEDSSTMYQDVISGNTVACFEDYPVMGYEISRGLELKLPLDMEKGAPYGFAVMKGENAELLKMFNAGLANLKESGKYDEILDTYIKK; from the coding sequence ATGAAGAAGAAGTTATTGGCAGCATTTTTATGTCTCGCGATGGCATTCTCACTTGCGGCGTGCGGAGACAGCGATGATGCGGGAAAGACTGACAAAAAGAAGGACAGCAAAGATGACGGCAAGAAAGTGTACCAGGTTGCCACGGACACGACATTTGCCCCATTTGAATTTGAGAATGATGAAGGCGATATGGTAGGCATCGATCTGGATATCCTGGCTGCAATCGCAGAAGACCAGGGATTTGAATACGAGCTGCAGATCGTCGGATTCCAGGCGGCAGTCAACGCTCTTGAGGCAGGACAGGCCGATGCGGTGATCGCTGGCATGTCTATCACGGATGAAAGAAAAGCGAAGTATGATTTCTCAGATGAATACTATCAGTCCGGCGTAGGAATGGCAGTAAAGAAGGATTCTGACATTGATTCTTATGAAGACTTAAAGGGCAAGACAGTAGCGGCCAAACTCGGTACGGAAGGCTGTACATTTGCGGAGTCTATCGCGGACCAGTATGGATTTACGGTGACACAGTTTGAAGATTCTTCTACCATGTACCAGGATGTTATATCCGGAAATACGGTTGCATGTTTTGAAGATTATCCGGTTATGGGATATGAGATTTCCCGCGGACTGGAACTGAAGCTTCCTTTAGATATGGAAAAAGGCGCGCCTTATGGCTTCGCCGTTATGAAGGGCGAGAACGCGGAACTTCTTAAGATGTTCAATGCTGGACTTGCAAACCTGAAGGAAAGCGGCAAATATGATGAAATATTAGATACATACATTAAGAAGTAG
- a CDS encoding GGGtGRT protein gives MALFESYERRIDKINEVLNSYGIASIEEAQQITKDAGLDVYNQVKGIQPICFENACWAYIVGAAIAIKKGCRNAADAAAAIGEGLQAFCIPGSVADQRKVGLGHGNLGKMLLEEDTDCFAFLAGHESFAAAEGAIGIAEKANKVRKKPLRVILNGLGKDAAKIISRINGFTYVQTEYDYHTGELKEVKRIAYSDGLRSKVNCYGANDVREGVAIMHKEGVDVSITGNSTNPTRFQHPVAGTYKKECIEQGKKYFSVASGGGTGRTLHPDNMAAGPASYGMTDTLGRMHSDAQFAGSSSVPAHVEMMGLIGAGNNPMVGMTVAVAVSVEEAAKAGKF, from the coding sequence ATGGCTTTATTTGAATCATATGAAAGAAGAATTGATAAAATCAATGAAGTATTAAATAGTTATGGCATTGCTTCTATCGAAGAGGCTCAGCAGATTACGAAGGATGCCGGACTTGACGTATACAACCAGGTAAAAGGGATTCAGCCGATCTGCTTCGAGAATGCCTGCTGGGCATACATCGTAGGCGCGGCTATCGCGATCAAGAAGGGCTGCAGGAATGCTGCAGACGCAGCAGCAGCAATCGGAGAAGGACTTCAGGCTTTCTGTATTCCAGGTTCCGTAGCTGACCAGCGTAAAGTAGGCCTTGGACACGGCAACTTAGGCAAGATGCTTCTGGAAGAAGACACTGACTGCTTCGCATTCCTGGCCGGACATGAGTCTTTCGCGGCTGCAGAGGGCGCTATCGGTATTGCGGAGAAGGCCAACAAGGTTCGTAAGAAACCGCTGAGAGTTATCCTGAACGGACTTGGAAAAGACGCAGCGAAGATTATCTCCAGAATCAACGGATTTACATATGTGCAGACCGAATATGACTATCATACGGGAGAACTGAAGGAAGTAAAGAGAATTGCTTATTCTGACGGACTCCGCTCTAAGGTAAACTGCTATGGGGCCAATGACGTGCGCGAAGGCGTTGCCATCATGCACAAGGAAGGCGTAGACGTATCCATCACAGGAAACTCTACCAACCCGACACGTTTCCAGCACCCGGTTGCAGGCACCTACAAGAAAGAATGCATCGAGCAGGGCAAGAAGTACTTTTCCGTAGCATCCGGCGGCGGTACAGGACGTACCCTTCACCCGGACAACATGGCCGCAGGACCGGCTTCCTATGGCATGACAGATACATTGGGACGTATGCACTCTGACGCTCAGTTTGCAGGATCCTCTTCCGTACCGGCTCACGTTGAGATGATGGGCCTGATCGGAGCAGGCAACAACCCGATGGTTGGTATGACGGTTGCAGTTGCGGTTTCTGTAGAGGAAGCGGCTAAGGCTGGCAAGTTCTAA